Proteins found in one Nitrosopumilus maritimus SCM1 genomic segment:
- a CDS encoding prenyltransferase, with the protein MLSVWFRVIRIRFLLASVIAVSVGLALNWWQNSTIEPFDAFLTFAGVMALHASVDLLNDFWDFKRGIDAKTPKTKMSGGTGVLPEGLLKPSSVYRAGIAFLVIGSAIGAYFVITDGIIIAVILGFAILSIYFYSTKIVDSGLGEFFVAVKGSMIVLGTFFIQSGQITVESILAGIVVGSLSSLVLFIASFPDHDADKSKGRKTLVIAVGKQKATKLFWIFPIVSYCVIILGVSLNLFPTITLVTFLSVPLVIKSGFGLKKTYDSVEKLVPFMSSTLMFSRITGALFVLSFLIGITV; encoded by the coding sequence ATGCTCTCAGTATGGTTTAGGGTTATTCGAATTCGCTTTCTTTTGGCGTCAGTAATTGCAGTATCTGTTGGTCTTGCTCTAAATTGGTGGCAAAATTCAACCATTGAACCGTTTGATGCATTTTTGACTTTTGCAGGAGTTATGGCATTACATGCTAGTGTTGATTTGCTAAATGATTTTTGGGATTTTAAACGTGGTATAGATGCCAAAACCCCAAAAACAAAGATGAGTGGTGGAACAGGTGTTTTACCTGAAGGATTACTCAAACCATCTAGTGTTTATCGTGCAGGAATTGCATTTTTGGTAATAGGCTCTGCAATTGGTGCATATTTTGTAATTACTGATGGAATAATCATTGCAGTCATTCTTGGTTTTGCAATATTATCCATCTACTTTTACTCTACAAAAATTGTTGATTCTGGATTAGGTGAATTTTTTGTTGCAGTAAAAGGTTCTATGATTGTACTTGGTACTTTCTTCATTCAATCTGGACAAATTACTGTGGAATCCATTCTTGCAGGAATTGTGGTAGGTTCGCTGTCTTCTCTAGTGTTATTCATTGCATCATTTCCTGATCATGATGCTGACAAGTCAAAAGGAAGAAAAACGTTAGTTATTGCAGTTGGCAAGCAAAAGGCAACAAAACTATTTTGGATATTTCCTATTGTTTCTTATTGTGTAATAATTTTGGGAGTATCTTTGAATCTATTTCCAACAATCACTTTGGTTACCTTTCTTAGCGTTCCTCTTGTAATAAAATCTGGATTTGGTTTGAAAAAGACTTATGATTCTGTTGAAAAACTAGTTCCTTTCATGTCCTCCACCTTGATGTTTAGCAGAATTACTGGTGCACTGTTTGTCCTGAGTTTTTTGATTGGCATTACAGTTTAA
- a CDS encoding DUF2203 domain-containing protein has product MFSFFTTNEANEALPDVIKKYEYALAKQNEVKKLEQQLQMSVSTTNSFEEYVTLKQQLNSAITKFYEAVEILESTGVVVKSIEQGLLDFPSKRFDDEVWLCWKYGETEIKFWHEKDSGFMGRKPIEVSDESLV; this is encoded by the coding sequence ATGTTCTCATTTTTTACTACAAATGAAGCAAATGAAGCACTTCCTGATGTGATAAAAAAATACGAATATGCTTTGGCAAAACAAAATGAAGTAAAAAAACTTGAACAGCAATTACAAATGAGTGTGTCTACAACTAATTCCTTTGAAGAATATGTGACTTTAAAACAACAACTAAACTCTGCAATCACCAAATTTTATGAGGCAGTTGAAATTCTTGAGAGTACTGGAGTTGTTGTAAAAAGTATAGAACAAGGATTGCTAGATTTTCCTTCCAAACGATTTGATGATGAAGTTTGGTTGTGCTGGAAGTATGGTGAAACAGAAATAAAATTCTGGCATGAAAAAGACTCTGGATTTATGGGTAGAAAACCTATTGAAGTAAGTGATGAATCTCTAGTCTGA